A stretch of the Chloroflexota bacterium genome encodes the following:
- a CDS encoding AAC(3) family N-acetyltransferase has product MTVDKSDIRAGLKELGIMTGDLLLVHSSLRSFGYVQGGANTVIDALLETVGDGGTVLVPTLTFSVLKSLPHRFSVRNSPSSSGLITETFRQRKNALRSRHPVSSAAAIGPDAAYLTADHRDTPCGPDSPYFRLYELGGKVVFFGASLGSNTVFHCAEEIARPAYLGFATIEDAVVVDADGRSRTVTARRYDCFDRGITRHLGNMEPVFRERGLLKRTVIGESRTYVINARENVDVSCETLTTNPDYILSPRS; this is encoded by the coding sequence ATGACCGTTGATAAAAGTGACATTCGCGCGGGACTTAAAGAGCTTGGCATCATGACCGGCGACCTGCTTCTTGTCCACAGTTCGCTGCGCAGCTTCGGTTACGTGCAAGGCGGCGCCAATACAGTTATCGATGCGCTCCTGGAGACGGTTGGCGACGGCGGCACGGTCCTTGTGCCTACGTTGACCTTCTCAGTCCTGAAGTCCTTGCCGCATCGCTTCTCAGTGAGAAATTCGCCATCATCGTCCGGTCTGATCACCGAGACGTTTCGCCAGCGGAAGAACGCGCTGCGCAGCCGACATCCCGTCTCTTCAGCCGCCGCCATTGGACCCGATGCGGCCTACCTGACTGCCGATCATCGCGATACTCCCTGTGGCCCGGATTCACCATACTTCCGCCTTTACGAGCTTGGCGGCAAGGTCGTTTTCTTTGGTGCGTCGCTCGGCTCGAATACGGTCTTTCACTGCGCTGAGGAGATCGCGCGTCCCGCTTACTTGGGCTTCGCAACGATTGAAGACGCAGTTGTAGTAGACGCAGACGGCCGCAGCCGCACCGTAACTGCCCGTCGCTACGACTGCTTCGATCGCGGGATTACTCGGCATCTTGGCAACATGGAGCCGGTGTTCCGCGAGCGCGGTCTTTTGAAGCGGACCGTAATCGGAGAGAGTCGTACATACGTCATCAATGCCCGCGAAAACGTCGACGTGTCTTGTGAGACATTGACGACGAACCCAGACTACATCCTCTCACCACGCTCCTGA